One Cervus canadensis isolate Bull #8, Minnesota chromosome 1, ASM1932006v1, whole genome shotgun sequence genomic window carries:
- the LOC122441616 gene encoding signal transducer and activator of transcription 5A, with protein MAGWIQAQQLQGDALRQMQVLYGQHFPIEVRHYLAQWIESQPWDAIDLDNPQDRAQATQLLEGLVQELQKKADHQVGEDGFLLKIKLGHYATQLQNTYDRCPMELVRCIRHILYNEQRLVREANNGNSSAGILVDAMSQKHLQINQTFEELRLVTQDTENELKKLQQTQEYFIIQYQESLRIQAQFAQLAQLNPQERLSRETALQQKQVSLEAWLQREAQTLQQYRVELAEKHQKTLQLLRKQQTIILDDELIQWKRRQQLAGNGGPPEGSLDVLQSWCEKLAEIIWQNRQQIRRAEHLCQQLPIPGPVEEMLAEVNATITDIISALVTSTFIIEKQPPQVLKTQTKFAATVRLLVGGKLNVHMNPPQVKATIISEQQAKSLLKNENTRNECSGEILNNCCVMEYHQATGTLSAHFRNMSLKRIKRADRRGAESVTEEKFTVLFESQFSVGSNELVFQVKTLSLPVVVIVHGSQDHNATATVLWDNAFAEPGRVPFAVPDKVLWPQLCEALNMKFKAEVQSNRGLTKENLVFLAQKLFNSSSSHLEDYNGMSVSWSQFNRENLPGWNYTFWQWFDGVMEVLKKHHKPHWNDGAILGFVNKQQAHDLLINKPDGTFLLRFSDSEIGGITIAWKFDSPDRNLWNLKPFTTRDFSIRSLADRLGDLNYLIYVFPDRPKDEVFSKYYTPVLAKAVDGYVKPQIKQVVPEFVSASADSAGGGATYMDQAPSPAVCPQPHYNMYPQNPDPVLDQDGEFDLDETMDVARHVEELLRRPMDSLDPSLPPPAGLFTPARGSLS; from the exons ATGGCGGGCTGGATCCAGGCCCAGCAGCTGCAGGGAGATGCCCTGCGCCAGATGCAGGTGCTATACGGGCAGCACTTCCCCATCGAGGTCCGACATTACTTGGCGCAGTGGATTGAGAGCCAGCCGTG GGACGCCATCGACCTGGACAATCCCCAGGACCGGGCCCAGGCCACCCAGCTCCTGGAGGGCCTGGTGCAGGAGTTGCAGAAGAAGGCAGACCACCAAGTGGGGGAAGACGGGTTCCTACTGAAGATCAAGCTGGGGCACTACGCCACGCAGCTCCAG AACACGTATGACCGCTGCCCCATGGAGCTGGTGCGCTGCATCCGCCATATTCTGTACAATGAACAGAGGCTGGTCCGAGAAGCCAACAAT GGTAATTCTTCTGCTGGGATTCTGGTTGATGCCATGTCCCAGAAACACCTTCAGATCAACCAGACATTTGAGGAGCTGCGACTGGTCACACAGGACACAGAGAATGAGCTGAAGAAGCTGCAGCAGACTCAAGAGTATTTCATCATCCAGTATCAGGAGAGCCTGAGGATCCAGG CTCAATTTGCCCAGCTGGCCCAGCTGAACCCCCAGGAGCGACTGAGCCGGGAGACGGCCCTCCAGCAGAAGCAGGTGTCGCTGGAGGCCTGGCTGCAGCGCGAGGCCCAGACGCTGCAGCAGTACCGCGTG GAGCTGGCCGAGAAGCACCAGAAGACCCTGCAGCTGCTGCGGAAGCAGCAGACCATCATCCTGGATGACGAGCTGATCCAGTGGAAGCGGCGGCAGCAGCTGGCGGGGAACGGCGGTCCCCCCGAGGGCAGCCTGGATGTGCTACAGTCCTG GTGTGAGAAGTTGGCGGAGATCATCTGGCAGAACCGGCAGCAAATCCGCAGAGCCGAGCACCTCTGCCAGCAGCTGCCCATCCCCGGCCCCGTGGAGGAGATGCTGGCCGAGGTCAACGCCACCATCACTGACATCATCTCAGCCCTGGTGACCAG CACATTCATCATCGAGAAGCAGCCCCCTCAGGTCCTGAAGACCCAGACCAAGTTTGCGGCCACCGTGCGCCTGCTGGTGGGCGGGAAGCTGAACGTGCACATGAACCCCCCCCAGGTGAAGGCCACCATCATCAGCGAGCAGCAGGCCAAGTCACTGCTCAAGAACGAGAACACCCGCAA TGAGTGCAGCGGGGAGATCCTGAACAACTGCTGTGTGATGGAGTACCACCAGGCCACAGGCACCCTGAGCGCCCACTTCAGGAACATG TCCCTCAAGAGGATCAAGCGAGCTGACCGGCGAGGCGCAGAGTCTGTGACGGAAGAGAAGTTCACGGTCCTGTTTGAGTCTCAATTCAGTGTTGGCAGTAATGAGCTTGTGTTCCAGGTGAAG ACCCTGTCCCTTCCTGTGGTTGTCATCGTTCATGGCAGCCAGGACCATAATGCTACCGCCACCGTGCTGTGGGACAATGCCTTTGCTGAGCCG gGCAGGGTTCCATTTGCGGTGCCCGACAAAGTCCTGTGGCCGCAGCTGTGCGAGGCGCTCAACATGAAATTCAAGGCCGAGGTGCAGAGCAACCGGGGCCTGACCAAGGAGAACCTGGTGTTCCTGGCGCAGAAGCTgttcaacagcagcagcagccacctcGAGGACTACAACGGCATGTCCGTGTCCTGGTCCCAGTTCAACCGG GAGAACTTGCCCGGCTGGAACTACACCTTCTGGCAGTGGTTCGACGGGGTCATGGAGGTGCTGAAGAAACATCACAAGCCCCATTGGAATGACGG GGCCATCCTAGGTTTTGTGAACAAGCAACAGGCCCATGACCTGCTCATCAACAAGCCCGATGGTACCTTCTTGTTGCGCTTTAGCGACTCAGAAATTGGGGGCATCACCATTGCCTGGAAGTTTGACTCTC CTGACcgtaacctgtggaatctgaagCCATTCACCACGCGGGATTTCTCCATCCGATCCCTGGCTGACCGTTTGGGGGACCTGAACTATCTCATCTACGTGTTTCCCGACCGGCCCAAGGATGAGGTCTTCTCCAAGTACTACACGCCTGTGCTCG CTAAAGCGGTGGACGGATACGTGAAGCCACAGATCAAGCAAGTGGTCCCTGA GTTTGTGAGCGCCTCTGCAGACTCTGCTGGAGGCGGCGCCACCTACATGGACCAGGCTCCTTCCCCAGCCGTGTGCCCCCAGCCTCACTATAACATGTACCCACAGAA CCCTGACCCAGTGCTCGACCAGGATGGAGAATTTGACCTGGACGAGACCATGGATGTGGCCCGGCACGTAGAAGAACTCCTCCGCCGCCCAATGGACAGTCTGGACCCCTCTCTCCCCCCGCCCGCTGGTCTCTTCACCCCCGCCAGAGGCTCGCTGTCCTGA